The Montipora capricornis isolate CH-2021 chromosome 3, ASM3666992v2, whole genome shotgun sequence genome includes the window GGGTGGCTGGAACAATGCGTGGACGACCAATCTTCGACGTCAACACCAAACTCGCCGCAGGTTTGTTGCGTGACTTTGTAGCAGATCATGTTTTCTGACTAATAGTTTGCCCGACAATTTATCTGATGATTCGCTACCCTAGGCATGCTACATGCAGGAATGGGACCAACACATGTCAATGCGCTGTTATCTTCCCTTAATATCCCGACTCTTTGTGTGACCACACTGAAAGCAAGAGAACGTGAAATCGGCCCCGCCATAGAAAATATTGCAAACAAGTCCTGTGACCTAGAGATGGAGGAAGAAAAGATGGAGTGGGGGTGCATCCAAGATCAAGCAGTGCCAATCGGGGCGTCCTATGACATGGGGTGGCAGAAGAGAGGGAAGGGTCATAATAGTCTAACAGGTactgaaaataatttacaaaGGTTGTTGACAGTAAGCGGAAATGCAGTTGAAAAATGGCTCCATTGTGACACAACTAAAAATTATATACCTAAGTTGTATTGCTGATGTGTATTATAAAAGGGGctttaaaaacaaacacaaaaaatcTGTAAATGGTAAATGAAATGATACTCCAGCCACTGAAAATAAGTGACTTATCTTTCCGCAATTACTTTTTTAAGGGAGGGATTGGTTGATGAGCAAAAAATACTGTACATTGACACTTGTATTGAGGTTTGCCAGTAAAGGAGCTTAAAGGGTATCCCTGATAAGGATCCaattacatgaaaataaaaTCTGCTTGGCCTTCAAAGCTTGTAAAGAATAATCCCAAAAGATGAACAGAAGACAAAAAAGTGGGACAGTACTGAAACATGTCAGCTTGATaagataatttatttgtttatttatttatatttctatttatttatttttgagcaCTTTTATTATCTAGTTTGGGCAGTTGGTTTGCCGACACCATGCGTTGCTGGTTATGATTTACATGTATCATCTAGACAAGTGTCCAAAATTTACAGGAAACTACATCCAAACCTGAGTAACATACCTTTAAAGTAAGACCTTTTATGTATCAGGAGCTGGTTCTATGATTGGaataaaaactggaaaagttatTGAATTTGCGACAAGATCAAAGAGGTGTGCAACTTGTGAAGCAGCGACCAGAGCTGGAAGAACAGCCAGGGCACATGACTGTAGATGTAACTGGGACGGGTCGTCTAAGGCCATGAAAGCAGATGTATGCACTGAACTTGTGAAGGCATGCGGAGAGTCTCACAAAGCTCAAGTGGCTATTCTTGTGGGAGATAATGATTCCTCCACCATCAAAAAAGCGAGAGAAAGTGTGAATCACAATGTCGACAAATGGTCAGACATTGTTCATGCAAAGAGAGCTTTTGGAAGCTCAATGTACAATCTACagaaaacacataaaaatttGTCTGTAAAGTGATTGattatttacaaaaatgctTCAGCTACGCcataacacaaaacaaaaatgactcTGATGGGATCAGAAAAAGCCTAAAAGCAATAATTCCACACGCATTTAGGGATCATTCCACTTGCTCCACCTCTTGGTGTAAATATCTCCAAGACCCAGTCAATTACCATCACAGCACTTTACCACATGGTAAAGACCTCGAGGGGGACGATTTGAAGAAGGACCTGCAAGAAATCATAGAGGTTTACTGTCAGAATGCAGAAAAGCTAGCTCCACTTGGATCCAGCCAAGCCAATGAAGCACTGAATAATACGATCGGCAGCAAAGCCCCAAAGGTCAGGCATTATGGTGGCAGTGAGAGCAATGACTATCGCGTGGCCTGTGCAGTGAGCCAAAATAACATTGGCCATGCATATGTGACTCAGGTAAGTGCTGTGGACAAGTATGATTCACCAAGGTTTAATTTAGAAATTTCTGGtttcttaattctttttttcaaaatttgacttTTGCAATCTATTTTAACATTGATGTTACTCAGTACCCATGTGTCTACTTTTTGTCTTATTGTGATAACCGACTTGTAAAAAGTGATAAAATTAGTTATCATATACcaaatcaatgaataaatattttacatttttaagtgTCTGGTTAAAAAGATTTAATTTGTATTGTACTGGCACTTTTGGCAGCATTTAACCTACTTAGAAAAGGCAGACATGGTACAGCAGGCAAGTAGCAATAAGGCATTCTTCTTTTTATACACAGGCCCTTCAGGAAATTCACCTTTCTCCTGGAACACATGAGCTTAAACACTCGAAAAGAATGGATGCTAAAATGTCACTTCAAAGAGCAAGgcagcaaacaaacaaattcaaaatacaaagaagaGGGCACAAAGAGAAGAGGTAAATAAAAACATATGGCATTGAAACTAATGATTTAGGGCAAAGCTGAAAGCTTGATGTTACGGTTGAACTACAGTTGTATCTGATCTGGAAAGTGTGTTCTGATGATGAATGTTCTCTGTAAATAAGAATTAAtgaatttttcatgtaaatgtagaattttaaaaataataaaatcattgaCAATCCACAGGTTGTCAAAAACAAAGCAGGCAGAAACCAGGGAAGGTTCTCAGTATCAGAGTGGCATGGGATATTTGCCAGAAACAGAAGCAGTTGAGATTCCATCACCCCCCAAACCCTGTGTGTCCAGTATGGTGCCCGAACAAGATTACATTAAGATAGTGTTTGATCTGGAGACATCATCCCAAGGTAATATCACTGATTCATTTCAAGACAATGattgttatatatatactatAATATAGAATGAATATGATGTGAACTGCAGAGATACAAATGAAATTAATATGTGACCACTGTAGTTATGattgcaatttaagcaattgcaaatTAAGCCTAAGAAACTATTTTTAGCACTtaaatgggattcaaacccatggcCACTGCATTAGCGCTAGCAGCACATATGCATTTCATTGGTATTTCCACAGTTCGCATCATATTCATTTCATGTTTGATTCCTTTCATGAACTCACTAAATTGGCCTACTCCCAATGTATGGGTCTTCATACTGtacctcagttggtagagcactgtAGTGCTAAGAAAGAGCAAGGTTTGAATCCCATAGGCACCAACACAAAGCTTAGACTACATTAACATGTAGTTTGTGTTATTTAACTAGTGAGTAGGCTCACTGTTATTATTACAATGAAAAATATAATGAAGTTCCTCATTTTTGACAGGTAATGATACCGAAATTCTGCAAATTGCAGCAACTGATGGGGCAGATGCATTTGAGGTTTACATCCTTCCAACCAGACCTATATCACCCAGTGCTTCATCAGTGAATAAGCTCACCTTTCACCATGGAGTTCTCTTTTATAATTCTCGTCCAGTCCGAGCAGTTCCACTGGCTGAGGGATTATCTCAGATGATATCATGTCTAAGGCCCAAGGCACCATGTCTGTTGATAGCTCACAATTGTAAATCTTTTGATGGGAAGCATCTCTTAAAAGCGCTGGAGTCCACTGGGGTAGATAAAGAATTTTCAGCCA containing:
- the LOC138042431 gene encoding uncharacterized protein, with amino-acid sequence MRGRPIFDVNTKLAAGMLHAGMGPTHVNALLSSLNIPTLCVTTLKAREREIGPAIENIANKSCDLEMEEEKMEWGCIQDQAVPIGASYDMGWQKRGKGHNSLTGAGSMIGIKTGKVIEFATRSKRCATCEAATRAGRTARAHDCRCNWDGSSKAMKADVCTELVKACGESHKAQVAILVGDNDSSTIKKARESVNHNVDKWSDIVHAKRAFGSSMYNLQKTHKNLSVK
- the LOC138042433 gene encoding uncharacterized protein; the protein is MDAKMSLQRARQQTNKFKIQRRGHKEKRLSKTKQAETREGSQYQSGMGYLPETEAVEIPSPPKPCVSSMVPEQDYIKIVFDLETSSQGNDTEILQIAATDGADAFEVYILPTRPISPSASSVNKLTFHHGVLFYNSRPVRAVPLAEGLSQMISCLRPKAPCLLIAHNCKSFDGKHLLKALESTGVDKEFSAIVSGFSDTLPAFKELLP